One stretch of Vulpes lagopus strain Blue_001 chromosome X, ASM1834538v1, whole genome shotgun sequence DNA includes these proteins:
- the RTL9 gene encoding retrotransposon Gag-like protein 9, whose protein sequence is MADMSIPLHSLRFNNMLREENVDPQNRGAAFSGPVLETQAEVQILHSHVQPIISTSASDPGGMSAQLMTSPAFDAMSTPLMGAPNSGALSPPLMPASDSGALSPLLMPAPDAEALSPLLMPASDSGTLSPLLSTSDYGLMSPGLMTIPDFGTMSAALMAAAHPAEISPLAMPASSSGAMSAPMMSTPSSEAMSAPLMLAPDPGEVSSLQISDINPGAMSTQPMPAPGSEAMSPLQITDEDTEAMSKVLMTALASGEIPSLLMSGTDSEAISSLIMSALASETTSVQPTSTQDSGEMSTQLMSGPDSGRISSPLMSAPGSGAMSTPLLSVPDAGEASTVPKAAPDTETVSPLLITALTSGVMPTQLMSAQDSVVMPPQLTPNLESQIMSTSPMTAATSGGMSTAPVRVSDSGPMSISCMRALASGNVPTLLKTVPDSVALSTPPMMVTTSGAMSTEQMSTMASRVMSTQFTMARTSGAVSTGFMKATTTGAMSTPRMRSPASVMMSTPLRRVPASGAVSTHPITAQASETMSTPQLSAPASGAMSTLQMRAPVSGTMSMSQKRASASGVTAVPQMRASASGAVSTPRMTAKASRAMSTLLMRDTASGVMSLPQMRAMASGTLSKPLTTSKASEAVFMQQITTTASGEVSTMLMRDTASGALSVRQMTDIASVGMSTPLMRAPASGDMSIPQMTAAASGTMSMPLMGAPGPGGIPTALLRATASGKMPSQPMSTHDSGGMSMSFMRSMTSGGMSSLQMQTPVSDMMSTPKMRVPASGMMSIPLMRAPDPGEMSALLTRALSSGEMSPPLMRPPVSGERSTSRRVPAYGAMSIPPMMAPAPGMMPMPQMRAAVPRAVSTPLMRSTASEVMPMPQMTATASGGVALPLMRTPASGATSMPQMMPAASGEMCMLSMRAPTSGVMSPPLVRAPVSGIMTTPLRRPSASEAVCAEIWRGPASGNMSPAQMKAMASGEMSKPLMRATAPGTMPMPLMSAVASGDMSVPLMKSMASGAVFTLQTRVTNSGSMSLPQTTHTTSGRMPAPTMTASASGMMSMPLVRATAPGGISVPQMRTPVPGAMSTPQIAAAASGTMSILEIKATDSGETSASHVTITASGSKSTPRTTAPTTETMKPPPEEVPSFGMLTPALCYLLEEQEAARGACSVEEEMEVNEEKQMKGFLNDSEKMAFLVSLHLGAAERWSILQMEVGNPLSNENKSFLNRSQGLYDSLSEIDILSAVLCHPKQGQKSVRQYATDFLLLARHLSWSDAILRTRFLEGLSEAVTTKMGRIFLKVAGSLKELIDRSLYTECQLAEEKDSPGSSSQVLLSACKRNNEEAMENELNSYQQTEEHQHVPKRCYYLKEHGDPQEGLHDHLRQSTGHNKAPTNK, encoded by the exons ATGGCAGATATGTCCATACCTTTACATTCACTCCGATTCAACAATATGCTGAGGGAAGAAAATGTTGACCCCCAAAACAGGGGGGCAGCCTTCTCTGGACCAGTACTAGAAACTCAAGCAGAGGTCCAAATCCTGCATTCCCATGTACAGCCTATAATCTCAACATCAGCGTCAGACCCTGGAGGGATGTCTGCACAGTTGATGACCTCCCCAGCCTTTGATGCCATGTCTACCCCTCTAATGGGAGCACCAAACTCTGGAGCACTGTCCCCACCACTGATGCCAGCCTCAGACTCTGGGGCACTGTCCCCATTGCTAATGCCAGCTCCAGATGCAGAAGCACTGTCCCCTTTGCTAATGCCAGCCTCAGATTCTGGAACGTTGTCCCCATTGCTGTCCACTTCAGACTATGGATTAATGTCCCCAGGGCTGATGACAATTCCCGACTTTGGAACAATGTCCGCAGCACTAATGGCAGCAGCACATCCAGCAGAGATCTCACCATTGGCAATGCCAGCTTCATCCTCTGGAGCGATGTCCGCACCTATGATGAGCACTCCATCCTCTGAAGCGATGTCCGCACCATTGATGCTGGCCCCAGATCCTGGAGAGGTATCTTCACTCCAAATTTCAGACATAAACCCTGGAGCGATGTCCACACAGCCAATGCCAGCTCCAGGCTCTGAGGCCATGTCACCATTGCAAATTACGGATGAAGACACTGAAGCAATGTCCAAAGTCCTAATGACTGCTTTGGCCTCTGGAGAGATACCTTCACTGCTAATGTCAGGCACCGACTCGGAAGCCATATCCTCACTGATAATGTCAGCCTTAGCTTCAGAAACAACATCAGTCCAGCCAACAAGCACCCAAGACTCTGGGGAGATGTCCACTCAGCTAATGTCAGGCCCAGATTCCGGAAGAATATCTTCACCGCTAATGTCAGCTCCAGGTTCTGGAGCCATGTCTACACCACTCCTGTCAGTCCCAGATGCTGGGGAGGCATCCACAGTGCCAAAGGCAGCTCCAGACACTGAAACAGTGTCCCCACTGCTAATTACAGCCCTAACCTCTGGAGTGATGCCCACCCAGCTGATGTCAGCCCAAGACTCTGTAGTGATGCCTCCACAGCTAACACCAAATCTAGAATCTCAAATCATGTCTACTTCACCAATGACAGCAGCAACCTCTGGGGGGATGTCCACAGCACCAGTGAGAGTCTCAGACTCTGGACCAATGTCCATATCGTGCATGAGAGCTCTAGCCTCTGGCAATGTGCCAACATTGCTAAAGACAGTCCCAGACTCTGTAGCATTGTCCACCCCACCAATGATGGTCACAACCTCTGGAGCCATGTCCACTGAGCAAATGTCAACCATGGCCTCTAGAGTCATGTCTACACAGTTCACAATGGCCAGAACTTCTGGAGCAGTGTCTACAGGCTTTATGAAAGCGACAACCACTGGGGCAATGTCCACACCACGAATGAGATCCCCGGCCTCTGTGATGATGTCCACACCCCTAAGGAGAGTCCCAGCCTCTGGGGCAGTGTCCACACACCCAATCACAGCCCAAGCATCTGAGACGATGTCCACCCCGCAACTATCAGCCCCAGCCTCTGGGGCAATGTCCACACTGCAAATGAGAGCCCCTGTCTCTGGAACCATGTCTATGTCACAGAAGAGAGCCTCAGCCTCAGGAGTGACAGCTGTACCACAAATGAGAGCCTCAGCCTCTGGAGCCGTGTCCACCCCACGGATGACAGCCAAAGCCTCCAGAGCAATGTCTACActgttaatgagagacacagccTCAGGAGTGATGTCCCTGCCACAAATGAGAGCTATGGCCTCGGGCACGTTGTCCAAACCACTAACGACATCCAAAGCCTCAGAAGCAGTGTTCATGCAGCAAATCACAACCACAGCTTCTGGAGAGGTCTCCACCATGCTAATGAGAGACACAGCTTCTGGAGCTCTGTCCGTCCGGCAGATGACAGACATCGCCTCTGTGGGGATGTCCACACCACTAATGCGAGCCCCAGCCTCTGGAGACATGTCCATACCACAGATGACAGCTGCAGCTTCTGGAACGATGTCCATGCCTCTAAtgggagccccaggccctggaggaATACCCACAGCATTACTGAGAGCCACAGCCTCTGGAAAGATGCCTAGTCAGCCAATGAGCACCCACGACTCTGGAGGGATGTCCATGTCGTTCATGAGATCCATGACCTCTGGAGGGATGTCCTCACTGCAGATGCAAACACCAGTTTCTGACATGATGTCTACACCAAAAATGAGAGTCCCAGCCTCTGGGATGATGTCCATACCACTAATGAGAGCCCCAGACCCTGGAGAGATGTCTGCACTGCTCACAAGAGCTTTGTCCTCTGGAGAGATGTCCCCACCACTAATGAGACCCCCGGTGTCTGGAGAGAGATCCACATCTCGGAGAGTCCCAGCTTATGGAGCAATGTCTATTCCACCAATGATGGCTCCAGCCCCTGGAATGATGCCCATGCCACAAATGAGGGCTGCAGTCCCCAGAGCAGTGTCCACACCGCTAATGAGATCCACAGCCTCTGAAGTGATGCCCATGCCTCAAATGACAGCCACAGCCTCAGGAGGGGTAGCCCTGCCACTAATGAGGACCCCAGCCTCTGGAGCAACGTCCATGCCACAGATGATGCCTGCAGCTTCTGGAGAGATGTGCATGCTATCAATGCGAGCTCCAACCTCTGGAGTAATGTCCCCCCCACTAGTAAGAGCCCCTGTCTCTGGAATCATGACCACACCACTAAGGAGACCTTCAGCCTCTGAAGCTGTGTGTGCAGAGATATGGAGAGGTCCAGCCTCTGGAAATATGTCCCCTGCACAAATGAAAGCCATGGCCTCTGGAGAGATGTCTAAGCCATTAATGAGAGCCACAGCCCCTGGAACGATGCCCATGCCATTGATGTCAGCCGTGGCTTCTGGAGACATGTCTGTGCCACTAATGAAAAGCATGGCCTCTGGGGCAGTGTTCACACTGCAAACAAGAGTCACAAATTCTGGATCCATGTCCTTGCCACAAACAACACACACAACTTCCGGAAGGATGCCTGCACCAACAATGACAGCCTCAGCTTCTGGAATGATGTCCATGCCACTTGTGAGAGCCACAGCCCCTGGGGGGATTTCCGTGCCACAGATGAGGACCCCGGTCCCAGGAGCCATGTCCACACCACAGATAGCAGCCGCTGCCTCTGGAACGATGTCCATCCTGGAAATCAAAGCCACAGACTCTGGAGAAACATCTGCTTCTCATGTCACCATCACAGCGTCTGGATCAAAGTCCACACCACGCACAACTGCCCCAACCACCGAAACAATGAAGCCACCACCAGAGGAAGTCCCATCCTTTGGCATGCTGACCCCAGCACTCTGTTACCTCTTAGAAGAACAGGAAGCAGCCCGGGGTGCCTGCTCggtggaggaggagatggaggtcAATGAGGAGAAGCAAATGAAGGGCTTTTTGAACGACTCCGAGAAAATGGCATTTCTGGTGTCTCTGCATCTGGGGGCAGCGGAGAGGTGGTCCATCTTGCAGATGGAGGTAGGAAACCCCCTCTCCAATGAAAACAAATCCTTCCTGAACAGATCACAGGGCTTATATGACTCTCTCTCCGAGATAGACATCCTCAGTGCTGTTCTTTGCCACCCCAAGCAGGGCCAGAAGTCCGTCCGGCAGTACGCCACTGACTTCCTGCTGCTGGCCCGACATTTGTCTTGGTCTGATGCCATTCTACGGACCAGGTTTCTGGAAGGACTCTCGGAAGCTGTTACCACCAAAATGGGCCGGATCTTCCTGAAGGTGGCCGGCAGCCTAAAGGAGCTGATAGACAGGTCTCTCTACACTGAGTGCCAGCTGGCTGAGGAGAAGGATTCCCCGGGCAGCTCCAGCCAGGTTCTGCTGTCAGCCTGTAAACGGAATAATGAGGAGGCAATGGAGAATGAACTGAACTCTTATCAACAGACCGAGGAG CACCAGCATGTTCCCAAACGCTGTTACTACCTGAAAGAGCATGGAGACCCTCAAGAGGGTCTGCATGACCACCTTCGACAGAGCACAGGCCATAACAAGGCCCCCACCAACAAGTAA